A region of the Oceanihabitans sp. IOP_32 genome:
AATAATTTAAATTTTTCAACCTCTTATAATTTTGCAGGAGATTCCTTGCAGTGGAGCCCAGTAAGAATGAGTGGAGGCACCCAATTATTTGATAATAAAATGAGTATAAACTTTGGTGCTACTTTAGACCCTTATGCGTTAGATAATAACAATAACCGCATCGATAAATTTAATATCGACAATGGTGGAAGCCTTTTTAGATTAACAAGCGCCAATGCCACCATGAGTTATTCGTTATCTGGAGGTAAAAAAAGTAGTCGAGATAAAAAAGATAAAGATCGAGCCATAGAAGAAAACTTAAGAAGCGGTGGTCGAGACGACGATTTGTTTGGAGTTTCTGAAGACTTTTCTAGATTTAGTGAAACCAGCGACGACAAAAAAGATGAAGAACCTAGCGAGTTTTACAATTTTAAAATACCCTGGGATTTACGTCTGGCATACGCTGTGAATTACTCAAACTCCAGACGACAGAACGAAATATCGTCGCACTCGCTCATGTTTTCTGGAAACATCGAATTATCGCCTAAATGGTCGGTGGGCGCCTCTTCTGGGTACGATTTAAAAAACAAAGGTTTTACCTATACCCAATTGCGTTTTGAACGCGATCTTTTGAGTTGGCGTATGAATTTTAGTTGGGTTCCTTTTAGCTCTAGAAGCTCTTGGAATTTCTTTATTGGCATAAAATCGAATATTCTAAAAGATTTAAAATACGAAAAACGCAAAGAACAAGATCAACGTCTTTAAATTAAACTAATGTTTCGCTTTCGCGGAAAAAAAACAACTATAACATCATGAAAAAAATAATTACAACCACAGAGGCACCCGCTCCAATTGGTCCTTACAATCAAGCCGTTTTAAGTGGTAATACACTTTATACCTCTGGACAAATAGCGCTTCATCCAGAAACAGGCGTTTTAGTATTAGATGATATTGAAACCGAAACAAAACAAGTTATGGAAAACATGAAAGCCGTTTTAAAAGCAGCCAATATGACTTTTGAAAATGTTATCAAATCGTCCATATTTATTAGCGATATGAATAACTTTGGAACAATAAACGAAGTTTACGGTAGTTATTTTGACGATGCCAATGCTCCCGCTCGAGAAACCGTAGAAGTTGCGAGATTACCAAAAGATGTTAATGTAGAAATTAGCATGATAGCCGTAAAATAAGCATAAAATTAATCATGCTTATTGCTTGTAAAAAAACCATCGCTATAAACTTTTCGGGTCTATAGCGATGGTTTTTAATTCGATAAAACAAATCCACAAAGCTTTAAAAAAACTGGGGAAATCAAAAGTTATCAACTTCCCATTTACGAGTTTCTAAAATCATAAGAAATCAAACTATTTAGTTTTTCTTTTATAGATTCGAGCTAGCGATAATCTATAAAATTTTCTGTCGGTTAACAACAATAATCGATTTCACCCATTTTTAATGCCGTAATTTTTTATAATCTCCCTACCTTTGATGGCTCAAAATTTTCAGAAAAATGAACAAAAAAGTCATCTTAATGATTCTTGATGGTTGGGGAAATTCTCCAGACCCAAAAGTCTCTGCTATCGATCATGCCAATACACCATTCATAGATTCATTATATAAAAAATACCCCTTCGCCTCCTTAAGAACCGATGGGTTGCACGTGGGGTTACCAGAAGGCCAAATGGGCAATAGTGAAGTGGGACACATGAATTTAGGAGCAGGCCGAATTGTTTACCAAGATCTTGTAAAAGTGAATTTAGCGGTTAAAAACAAAACCCTAAATTCTGAAAAGGTTTTGGTCGATGCCTTTAACTATGCAAAAATCAATAATAAAAATGTTCATTTTTTAGGGTTATTAAGCGATGGTGGCGTACACTCGCATATAAATCACCTACTGGCTTTAATTGATGCCGCTAATAATTTTGGCGTAAAAAACACCTTTGTGCACGCCTTTACCGACGGTCGCGATGTAGACCCCAAATCTGGTTACGGTTTTATAACAGCCCTTGAAAACCATATTGAAAACACCAATACAAAACTCGCTACTATAACCGGTCGTTATTATGCTATGGACAGAGATAAACGCTGGGATCGTATAAAATTAGCTTACGATGCCTTGGTGAATAGTATTGGCGAAAAATCGACTAATGCCACTAAGTCTATCCAAAAAAGTTACGATAACGATATCACCGATGAGTTTATTAAACCCATTATTATGGTTGATAAAAACAATACGCCCATCGCTCAAATAAAAGATGAAGATGTTGTTATATTTTTTAACTTTAGAACCGATCGCGGTCGTGAGCTAACCGAAGCTTTAACGCAAACCAATTTTCATGAGCAAAACATGCATAAACTCAATTTGCACTACGTAACGCTTACAAATTACGACGACACATACCATAACATAAACGTTATATTTAATAAAGAGAACTTAAGCGAAACTTTAGGTGAAGTTTTAGAAAAACACCATAAAACACAAATTAGAATTGCCGAAACCGAGAAATACCCACACGTTACTTTTTTCTTTTCTGGGGGTCGTGAGACACCTTTTAAAGGAGAAACTCGAATTTTAAGAAACTCGCCAAAAGTGGCTACCTACGATTTAAAACCTGAAATGAGTGCCTACGAATTACGTGATGCTTTAATCCCTGAATTAGAAAAAGCCGAGGTCGATTTTGTATGCTTAAATTTTGCAAACGGTGATATGGTTGGGCATACGGGCGTTATGGAAGCCGCCATAAAAGCCTGCGAAGCTGTCGATGCCTGTGTTAAAGACATAGTAAATACAGCATTAAACAATGGTTACACCACATTACTTATCGCAGACCACGGCAATTGTGAGACCATGATAAATCCAGACGGCTCTCCAAATACAGCACACACCACAAACCCTGTTCCTGTTGTTCTAATCGATAAGGATTTAAAAGCTATTAAAGATGGCGTTTTAGGCGATATCGCACCAACTATCTTGAAACTTATGGGTTTACCGCAACCCGAAGCCATGACCCGACACCCCTTGGTTTGAATAATGAAAAATAATATTAAACTATAAAATAGTAATTTTACTTTCTTAAAACCAATTTAGGTTTTTAAGTATCTTTGCCTATATTTTTAAAAACATGATTGTAGTAAAAACAAGAGAAGAAATAGAATTGATGCGAGAAAGTGCTCTTATTGTATCTAAAACATTAGGGGTACTTGCTAAAGAAGTGAAACCAGGTGTAACCACACTTCAATTAGACAAAATTGCTGAAGAACACATTAGAGATCATGGTGCTATTCCTGGGTTTTTAGGCTTGTATGATTTCCCAAATACGCTTTGTATGAGCCCTAACGAACAGGTAGTTCATGGCATACCTAATAGCACACCATTAAAAGAAGGAGATATCATATCTATAGATTGTGGTGCTCTAAAGAATGGTTTTTATGGAGATCATGCCTACACGTTTGCTGTTGGTGAAATTGCTCCAGAAGTCGAAAAATTACTTCAAGTAACAAAAGAATCTCTGTATGTTGGTATTCGTGCATTTAAAAAAGGAAATCGTGTTGGCGATGTAGGTTATGCCATTCAAAAATATTGTGAAGATCACGGCTATGGTGTTGTTAGAGAATTGGTTGGCCATGGTTTAGGCAGAAAAATGCATGAAGACCCAGAAATGCCAAATTATGGGAAACGTGGCCGTGGTAAAAAATTTATTGAAGGCATGGTGGTAGCCATAGAACCTATGATTAACCAAGGAACGCATAAAATAAAACAACATAGAGATGGTTGGACCATTACCACTTTAGACAAGAAACCTAGCGCTCATTTTGAACACAATGTAGCCCTAGTAGATGGCAAACCAGAACTACTCTCAACATTTGCCTATATTTATGATGCTTTAGGGATTAAAAGTGATGAAGAAGATGAGTTTAGACGGGAGGCTTTAGTACTTTAAAGCTATTACACAGAGCTTCACAGAGAAATCGCAGAGTTACACGAAGTGATTATGGATAATAATTTAACGAAAACAATTATTGGAGCTGCAATAAATGTGCATCGTGCTTTAGGCCCAGGACTATTGGAATCTGCTTATCAAGAATGTTTACTTTTTGAATTAAAATCTATTGGCTTAAACGTTAAAAAAGAAATAGAATTACCAATAGTATATAAAGACATTAAACTAGATCATGGTTATAGAATTGATTTATTAGTTGAAAATAAGATTGTCCTTGAACTAAAAACTGTGGAATCTTTTACTGATGTTCATTCTGCCCAGATCTTAACTTATATGAAATTAGGAAACTATCCTTTGGGATTATTAATTAACTTTCATACCAAACTATTAAAAAACGGAATTAAACGATTTATTAATTCTTCTCAGTGAATCTCTGTGATGTCTCTGTGAAACTCCGCGAAACAACTTTGAAAAAAATCTTTAAAATAATTCTAAACACCATACCAAGACCCCTATTAATAAGGTTAAGTTATTGGGCTCGTCCCATTTTAGCATGGGTTTTAAAAGGGCACAACTACACCGACCCGATTGATGGTAAGAGTTTTAAAAGTTTCCTACCTTATGGCTATGGCCAACAGCGCGATAATGTGCTTTCGCCTTCAACATTAAGTTTGGAGCGTCACAGACTTTTATGGTTGTACTTAAAGAATGACACCGATTTTTTTACTGCTGAAAAGAAAGTGCTTCATTTTGCACCAGAACAGTGTTTCTTAAAACGGTTTAAAAACCTTAAAAACCTCGAGTATACAACAACCGATTTACGCTCGCCCATTGCCGACGTAAAAGCTGACATCTGTAACTTACCATTTAAAGACAATAGCTTCGATATTATTTTATGCAACCATGTTTTAGAACATATCCCGAATGATGACAAAGCCATGCAGGAATTATACAGAGTAATGAAACCTGGCGGATATGGTATTTTTCAGATTCCGCAAGATTTAGAGCGTGCTGAAACCTTTGAAGACAATTCTATTACTGATAGGGCCGAACGCGCCAAAATATTTGGTCAATACGACCATGTGCGGGTTTACGGTCGCGATTATTTCGCTAAACTTCGCAACATCGGGTTTAGAGTCGAAGAAGTTGATTACACCGCAAAGCTTTCCGCGGAAGCGATAAAAAAGTATTGTTTAGCTCCAGGAGAAATTATTCCAGTAGTTTATAAATAAACACGCAAAATGACTCAGCAAATTATTCTAATTACCGCCTCAATTTTCGGACTATTATCCATAATATTTGGAGCCTTTGGAGCTCATGCTTTAAAGAAAATATTATCAGAAGAACAATTACAAAGTTTTGAAGTAGGTGTTAAATACCAAATGTATCACGCTATTGTGTTATTAATTTTAGGCCTTAACTATGCCTTTACAACCCCAGCCATATATTGGTGTTTTACATTAGGGACTGTATTGTTTTCCTTTAGTATTTATGGTTTAGTTTTATCTGATGCCAAAGGAAAAAAACTTCGTTTCTTGGGCCCAGTTACACCACTAGGTGGCCTGCTTCTAGTTATTGGCTGGCTATTATTATTAATAAATGCGTTTTAAGAAAATTTCCTTCTTTAAGGTTTTAATCACCCTATAGTGCTGAACTCATTATTTATAGACACACAAACCTTTTTTAATTCTAACAAAAAGTTATTCCGGAAAATTATTTAAAGCCAAAGTTTCTATGGCTTTGTCCTCGTTTTCAAAAATTAAGTACACTTGAAGCTCTGGATGTGATTGTAAAAATGCTTTAATGTTATCAATACCCATAGCTTTAAAAGCTGTGGCATAGGCATCGGCATCCATACAAGTATTTGCAATCACCGAAACACTTAACAAGTTGGTTTTACTAGGATAACCCGTTTTGGTATCGATAATATGGGCGTAACGATTGCCATTTTGATCTACTTTAAACTTTCTATAAGTCCCAGATGTCGCCATAGCTTTATCTCTTAAAAAAAAAGCTTTATTTATAGATTGTGTACCATCAAAATTTGGGTTTTCAACCCCTAGACGCCATTCAGTGTTTTTTTCAGCATTGAGACCCCTAACTCTTAATTCGCCACCAATATCAACCAGATAATTTTCTATGTTTTTATGGTTTAAAAATTCAGAAATCACATCAACAGCATACCCTTTGGCTATGGCATTAAAATCTATAAAGGTTTCTTGTGGTTTTTCTATTCGATGGTCTGCTAATTTCACTTTATCGAAACCTACAGATTGCATTAAATTTTTAATTTTAACACTATCCAAATCAATAATTTTACCTTGTGGTCCAAAATCCCAGGCATTCACAACTGCACCAATAGTAGGATCGAAAGCACCATGGGTTTCTTTGTAAATTCTTTTTGAAGCCTGAAAAACCTTTGTGAAATGGGTATCGATAGTCACAATTTCATTCCTGTTTACCTTAGAAATATCTGAATTTTCTTGATACGTAGACATGGATTTATTAATGACAAAAAACAAACTATCAAATGGCTTTTGATAATCATCTTCAGAATTATAAATTACTCTATAATAGGTTCCAAAAACAGTACCTTGTATTACCGTGTTTTCTGTTTTATTTTGGCATGAAAACAGGCTTATTACAGATAGAATTAGCACGGCAAGTATTCTCATATTTTGTTTGGTATTAAAAACCATGACATGGTATGGCTAAGTTAGTTTAAATTGGTTTCTAAAACTTGTAACCCGTTGTATTCTAAAAGGTAATCTTCGTTCAAATAGATGGGAGCATCTTGATCATTTGGGTTTCCCAAACCTACACCAGCATATAACACTTTGGCATTATTTTCTCTAGCGTGTTTTTTAAAAGTCTCCATCCAAACCACATCGTAATTATTAGGATTGTCGGGTAACATAATAGCACGCACAATAACAAAAAAATACTGCTTGTTTTTATCGATACAAACAAATTGTGGGTGCTTTTTTAGTTTGCTATTTACAGCAATAAACTCGAAACCACGCGCTTTCAAATCTTTTCCAACATGATTCATGGCGAGGTAGTGCAATTCTTGTGGTGTTAGTGCTTTACTCATAATACTATTGGTGTCCTACAAAGATAAAACCTTAGGAAGATAATTCCGAATAATAAATTACAATTCCAACCACTTTCTTAAAAGACCAACGCTTTGATTTTTAACGATATAAGACAAAATTAACATTTAAATTTATCTTTTTTTGTATCTTTAAGATTAAAATATGAGTTATGAAAACTTCAAAACGATTTAACAATGCGATAAAAAAACTTTATACGGCATTCCATCAAGACCGTTTAAATCCAGAGGACTGTAAGCAATGTGCTGTTGGCAATATTTTAGATCAATCAGACCATTGGAAACACTTAACAGATGTACATGGCAGTTTAAAACTAAATTATTTAGGACGCATACACCAAAGTTTTGGTAGGCAATTTAATGGTTATTCTCCCTTAGAACTACTGCAAATAGAAGCGGCGTTTTTAAAAGGTTGTGGGTATAAACTCAGTTCTAAATTACGATTATTTAAACCAGACAACATAAATAAAGAAGTACTTTTTAAGGGGCTAAGTGAAGTAGTTGCACATTTATGCTATTTAGATAATATGCCTAATGTTATGGATTGCGACCAACTATTTAACAAGGCCATGAATTTAAGCGAGCCTCTTAAAAGCTATTAATTTTTTAGGACCTCGCTGGGTTTTCAGACCCTTTAAAATAGGGATTTCGCACGCTACTCTTTAACCACAATAATCGTTGCCTTAACACCTTTAGCCAGGTTCCATTGATTTCCTGCTATGGTATTTCCTTTATCGTCAATGACATGAAATTCTGCAGTATTTGGCATGGAATACCCTTCATTTAAAGCAAGGAAGTCTATTTTATTAAAACCTTCAACTAAATCCAATTTAAAACCCTTAGAGCGATTGGTGAGCATAACGCGATACTCTAAAACCTCATCGTTTACTAACACTCGAATTAAATCGCCATCTTCTAAACCAAAATCTCTATACACCACTTGAACATATTCTGAGTTTGTCCTAAAATCTCCAAAATATTGATCGGTTGTACTACCTTTTGCTCCAAGCCCCTCTTCGACTTTTATGGCTTCAGACTTTTTTTCCAAACGTTTTTTATACAGATCTCCAGGGTTTACAAAAGTCTCTCCAAACATAGAAAATTTTTTCTTAGGAACGCTCAAAGTAGGATTAATTCGTGGTGCAGACAATCCATTAAACGTTTCGTTTTCTATAGGTTTAGAAGGCGCTAAAACGTTGTTACTAGACGATTTATTCTCACTTTTTACCGCAGGAATGGAGGTTGAATTATTTCTACTATCCAATTGCGCATTTGCCGATATCGTAAAAACAAATAGTACCAGAAAATAAAAATACTGTTTCATCTTATTAAAATATATAACAAAAGTCTTTTATGCTTATACCAAATTAACAATGTTATGTCGCATATAATTCGTTTCTTTTTAAATTTATCATGTTCTAAAATTGTTTTCTGAAAATTAAATAGAAAGCTCAAAGATCACAATTCCAAACTCAAAGCTATCATATTTATCTGTAATTTGTCTTATTACAGAAGTTATTTAGCATTTCTTTAATCAAAAATCATTCCTTAAATACTTTTTGGCTTTTAAATCTTATAAATCTAAAAATTACAACCTATAAAATATCCAACACACTTACCCCATTACTCTTTTTTGTAATCTGAATTTGAGTAGGAATACGTTCTTTTAGGTGCTCGACATGCGATATGATGCCAATCATTTTTCCTTGAGATTGTAGGGTTTCTAACGTGGAAATAACCGTTTCTAAAGTATTGCTGTCTAAGGTCCCGAAGCCCTCGTCAATAAATAAAGAATCGATTTTAACGTTTTTACTCGCTAAATCGGATAACCCTAAGGCCAATGCCAAACTAATAATAAACTTTTCGCCTCCGCTTGAAGTATCAATTAATCGAACTTGATCGGTTTGGTAATGATCAATTAAATTAAAATTAAGTTCCTCCTTTGGCTTATAGCTTTCTTCAAGTTGTAATGAATACCGCTTATTTAACTGGTATAGATGCAAGTTAGCAAGATCTAGTAAGTTTTTTAAGGTTAAACGCTGTACATAAACATTAAAGGCGTCTTTTGAGTTGCCAATAATTTTAAAAAGCGATCTCCATACCTTACATACGTTTACCTGTGCTTCAATTTTTTTGTAAAGTTCCCTATTTCTATCTCTAATCTCTTTATCCTTTCTAAAGGTCTCGATAATCTTTCCTTTTTCGGTTAACAGGGTTTTGTTTTCTGTTTTTAAATCTTCTAAATTTTGTTTGCTTTCAGCTTCTGAAACATCAAAAGTCTTCAATGTATTTAAATCTTCCTTTGCCTTTTTATTGGCCGATTTTAATGTTTTTAGTTTGACCTGATTTTCTCTTATTCGATCCTTATTTCGAGTGTATTTTACTTTGTCTTCATGAGATAATAAGGCTTTTTCTACAGCTTGTTTGGTTTCAAAATCACTATTTTTTATCTGTGTATCTAAGGCTGATTTTAGAGTGTGCAATTCATCTAGCAATTCCTTTTGCTCTTTAATGGTATTACGTCTTAAGGTTTCTTTTTCATTAATACTATCCCGCAGTATTTGCAGGTCTTTCTTGCTCAGTTCAACTTTTTTATTGATTTCATATTTCACAACCTCCAAAGCCTTTCTTTTACTTTCTACAGTAATATGCATTGGCAAAATGCGGTGTCGTTGGGTTTTTAATGTTTCAGATTTCGCCGCAGAATCACTTATGTTTTTAAAATCATCTTTTTGAGTTTTATAATGCGCTTCAAGTTGTTTTTTATTGTTAATTAAATTGGTATTAATGACTTTTAGGTCTGAATTTAAAACATCTAAGTTCTTTTGCTTTTTATTAAAATTACCAATAGCCTCCTCAATATTTTGAATAAATATATGGGTTTGTTCTAAGGATGGTAATTGGTAATTAAATTTGGATAATTTTATTTTTAAATCGTGCTCTAAATCGGTACAAATTTGAGTTAAACTGTTAATGGATTCGCGCTTAAGCTTAATTTCAGCTTTAGTATTTTTAATGTTTTCCTCTAGTTTGGCACGAGTTGTTTTAATCATATTAACGGCTTCGTTTTGCGCTTTAATTTGTTCTGATAGTGTATTCTTATCCGTTTGTAATTGTTGTGCCGTTTTTAAAGTTTCGTTTAAGGACTTAATTTGTTCGGTTAGCCCATTTAGTTCAGTTTCTATTTTTGAAACATCAGTTAATTCACAATCAATATTTAACTGATTTGCAGTTAATTTAA
Encoded here:
- a CDS encoding RidA family protein produces the protein MKKIITTTEAPAPIGPYNQAVLSGNTLYTSGQIALHPETGVLVLDDIETETKQVMENMKAVLKAANMTFENVIKSSIFISDMNNFGTINEVYGSYFDDANAPARETVEVARLPKDVNVEISMIAVK
- the gpmI gene encoding 2,3-bisphosphoglycerate-independent phosphoglycerate mutase, translated to MNKKVILMILDGWGNSPDPKVSAIDHANTPFIDSLYKKYPFASLRTDGLHVGLPEGQMGNSEVGHMNLGAGRIVYQDLVKVNLAVKNKTLNSEKVLVDAFNYAKINNKNVHFLGLLSDGGVHSHINHLLALIDAANNFGVKNTFVHAFTDGRDVDPKSGYGFITALENHIENTNTKLATITGRYYAMDRDKRWDRIKLAYDALVNSIGEKSTNATKSIQKSYDNDITDEFIKPIIMVDKNNTPIAQIKDEDVVIFFNFRTDRGRELTEALTQTNFHEQNMHKLNLHYVTLTNYDDTYHNINVIFNKENLSETLGEVLEKHHKTQIRIAETEKYPHVTFFFSGGRETPFKGETRILRNSPKVATYDLKPEMSAYELRDALIPELEKAEVDFVCLNFANGDMVGHTGVMEAAIKACEAVDACVKDIVNTALNNGYTTLLIADHGNCETMINPDGSPNTAHTTNPVPVVLIDKDLKAIKDGVLGDIAPTILKLMGLPQPEAMTRHPLV
- the map gene encoding type I methionyl aminopeptidase encodes the protein MIVVKTREEIELMRESALIVSKTLGVLAKEVKPGVTTLQLDKIAEEHIRDHGAIPGFLGLYDFPNTLCMSPNEQVVHGIPNSTPLKEGDIISIDCGALKNGFYGDHAYTFAVGEIAPEVEKLLQVTKESLYVGIRAFKKGNRVGDVGYAIQKYCEDHGYGVVRELVGHGLGRKMHEDPEMPNYGKRGRGKKFIEGMVVAIEPMINQGTHKIKQHRDGWTITTLDKKPSAHFEHNVALVDGKPELLSTFAYIYDALGIKSDEEDEFRREALVL
- a CDS encoding GxxExxY protein, producing MDNNLTKTIIGAAINVHRALGPGLLESAYQECLLFELKSIGLNVKKEIELPIVYKDIKLDHGYRIDLLVENKIVLELKTVESFTDVHSAQILTYMKLGNYPLGLLINFHTKLLKNGIKRFINSSQ
- a CDS encoding class I SAM-dependent methyltransferase produces the protein MKKIFKIILNTIPRPLLIRLSYWARPILAWVLKGHNYTDPIDGKSFKSFLPYGYGQQRDNVLSPSTLSLERHRLLWLYLKNDTDFFTAEKKVLHFAPEQCFLKRFKNLKNLEYTTTDLRSPIADVKADICNLPFKDNSFDIILCNHVLEHIPNDDKAMQELYRVMKPGGYGIFQIPQDLERAETFEDNSITDRAERAKIFGQYDHVRVYGRDYFAKLRNIGFRVEEVDYTAKLSAEAIKKYCLAPGEIIPVVYK
- a CDS encoding DUF423 domain-containing protein; the encoded protein is MTQQIILITASIFGLLSIIFGAFGAHALKKILSEEQLQSFEVGVKYQMYHAIVLLILGLNYAFTTPAIYWCFTLGTVLFSFSIYGLVLSDAKGKKLRFLGPVTPLGGLLLVIGWLLLLINAF
- a CDS encoding FAD:protein FMN transferase; its protein translation is MRILAVLILSVISLFSCQNKTENTVIQGTVFGTYYRVIYNSEDDYQKPFDSLFFVINKSMSTYQENSDISKVNRNEIVTIDTHFTKVFQASKRIYKETHGAFDPTIGAVVNAWDFGPQGKIIDLDSVKIKNLMQSVGFDKVKLADHRIEKPQETFIDFNAIAKGYAVDVISEFLNHKNIENYLVDIGGELRVRGLNAEKNTEWRLGVENPNFDGTQSINKAFFLRDKAMATSGTYRKFKVDQNGNRYAHIIDTKTGYPSKTNLLSVSVIANTCMDADAYATAFKAMGIDNIKAFLQSHPELQVYLIFENEDKAIETLALNNFPE
- a CDS encoding Na(+)-translocating NADH-quinone reductase subunit F, producing the protein MSKALTPQELHYLAMNHVGKDLKARGFEFIAVNSKLKKHPQFVCIDKNKQYFFVIVRAIMLPDNPNNYDVVWMETFKKHARENNAKVLYAGVGLGNPNDQDAPIYLNEDYLLEYNGLQVLETNLN
- a CDS encoding Na(+)-translocating NADH-quinone reductase subunit F translates to MKTSKRFNNAIKKLYTAFHQDRLNPEDCKQCAVGNILDQSDHWKHLTDVHGSLKLNYLGRIHQSFGRQFNGYSPLELLQIEAAFLKGCGYKLSSKLRLFKPDNINKEVLFKGLSEVVAHLCYLDNMPNVMDCDQLFNKAMNLSEPLKSY